The window acctaaacgcaatttttttcttattcaaaGAACGATGTCTGTAAATTCTCAAAATgagtataaattaaaaagccCCCCTGATGATACGATATCTTCGGTGAAATTCGGCCCGAACAccaatcaatttttgttggtAAGTTCGTGGGATTCGGGAGTGAGGTTATACGATGTCCAAACGAATACTTTAAGACATAAATATCAACATAACGGCCCCGTTTTAGATTGCTGTTTTACGGtgagttaatttaattaataatactttatttttaatataaattctttTGAATTAATAGGATGCTGTTCATTCTTATAGTGGAGGTTTGGATAATACCCTAAAAATGTTCGATTTTAATACAACAACAggtaaaaaagatttaatgaaatcaacacgattaaaatcaaaaaattttaaattttagaagtAACCGTTGGTTCACATAACCAAGCGATTCGATGTGTTGAGTATTGTTCAGAAGTTAATGGTATTTTATCAGGTTCTTGGGATCATTACATAAAGTTATGGGATCCTAGAGCACATGTTAGTGCAGGTAGTTATAATCAAGGCGATAAGGTTTATACAATGAGTGTGTGTGatgaaaaattgttagttGGAACGGCGGGTAGAAAAATCTTAGTATGGGATATCCGTAATATGTCTTATACTGTACAAAAACGTGAA of the Onthophagus taurus isolate NC chromosome 10, IU_Otau_3.0, whole genome shotgun sequence genome contains:
- the LOC111416606 gene encoding mitotic checkpoint protein BUB3, whose protein sequence is MSVNSQNEYKLKSPPDDTISSVKFGPNTNQFLLVSSWDSGVRLYDVQTNTLRHKYQHNGPVLDCCFTDAVHSYSGGLDNTLKMFDFNTTTEVTVGSHNQAIRCVEYCSEVNGILSGSWDHYIKLWDPRAHVSAGSYNQGDKVYTMSVCDEKLLVGTAGRKILVWDIRNMSYTVQKRESSLKYQTRAIKCFPNKQGYVLSSIEGRVAVEYLDTNPEIQKKKYAFKCHRIKDKDGVEKIYPVNVISFHPTHNTFATGGSDGFVNIWDGFNKKRLCQFHQYHTSITSLSFSSNGSILAMGCSYFLTEDEPPAVIPENSIYIRSVTDQETKPKFVNS